A window of Phyllobacterium sp. T1293 contains these coding sequences:
- the trmB gene encoding tRNA (guanine(46)-N(7))-methyltransferase TrmB encodes MTETEEPRRERSTEAFFGRRNGKTLRPLQRSIRDELLPLLKLDLSESAPNDLRSLFTAEVDKVRLEIGFGGGEHLLHEAARFPKAGFIGVEPFVNSMAKLVVDLHEKQLQNIRLYDDDATQVLDWLPEASLDGIDLFYPDPWPKKKHWKRRFVSQKNLDRFARVLKPGSPFRFASDIDTYVNWTLQHCRIHSEFDWQAETSADWHTPYEAWPGTRYEQKAHREGRIGAYLTFLRR; translated from the coding sequence ATGACAGAGACAGAAGAGCCCAGACGCGAGCGTTCGACGGAAGCCTTTTTTGGCAGACGCAATGGCAAGACACTGCGGCCCTTGCAGCGGTCCATTCGCGATGAATTGCTACCGTTGCTCAAGCTGGATCTGTCGGAATCTGCACCAAACGACCTTCGCAGTTTGTTTACTGCGGAGGTCGACAAGGTCAGGCTGGAAATTGGCTTTGGTGGCGGTGAGCATTTGCTGCATGAGGCCGCACGCTTTCCCAAAGCCGGTTTCATAGGCGTCGAGCCTTTCGTCAACAGCATGGCGAAGCTGGTCGTCGATCTGCACGAGAAGCAGTTGCAGAACATCCGTCTTTACGATGACGATGCGACACAGGTTTTGGACTGGTTGCCGGAAGCATCGCTTGATGGCATTGATCTCTTCTATCCAGATCCCTGGCCGAAAAAGAAGCACTGGAAGCGGCGTTTCGTCAGCCAGAAAAATCTCGATCGTTTTGCCCGCGTTTTGAAGCCGGGTAGTCCATTCCGCTTTGCGTCCGATATCGACACCTATGTAAACTGGACACTGCAGCATTGCCGCATTCATAGCGAATTTGACTGGCAGGCAGAAACCTCTGCTGATTGGCATACGCCTTACGAAGCCTGGCCCGGCACGCGCTATGAACAGAAGGCGCATCGCGAAGGCCGCATTGGTGCTTATCTGACCTTTTTGCGCCGCTGA
- the metK gene encoding methionine adenosyltransferase, translating to MTRSSYLFTSESVSEGHPDKVCDRISDEIVDMIYKEAKKTGVDPWTVRIACETLATTNRVVIAGEVRVPDTLLKKDKSGAVVHDAKGHPVINPSRFRAAARRAIRDIGYEQEGFSWKTAKIDVLLHPQSADIAQGVDNAADRQGEEGAGDQGIMFGYACRETPDLMPAPIYYSHKILELLAAARHKGEGDAGRLGPDAKSQVTVRYVDGVAAEATQIVLSTQHLDASWDSKKVRQVVEPHIREALGDLKIADNCVWYINPTGKFVIGGPDGDAGLTGRKIIVDTYGGAAPHGGGAFSGKDTTKVDRSAAYAARYLAKNVVAAGFADRCTIQLSYAIGVAQPLSVYVDLHGTGKVSEDAIEGALRKVMDLSPTGIRKHLDLNKPIYAKTSAYGHFGRKPGRDGSFSWEKTDLAKQLKTVLAA from the coding sequence GTGACACGCAGTTCCTACCTTTTTACCAGTGAGTCCGTATCGGAAGGTCATCCAGATAAGGTCTGTGACCGGATTTCCGATGAAATCGTCGATATGATCTACAAGGAAGCGAAGAAGACGGGCGTTGATCCGTGGACTGTACGCATCGCTTGCGAAACCTTGGCGACGACCAACCGAGTCGTTATCGCCGGTGAGGTGCGTGTTCCCGATACGCTTCTCAAGAAAGACAAGAGCGGCGCGGTTGTCCATGACGCCAAGGGTCATCCGGTCATCAATCCATCCCGTTTCCGTGCTGCGGCGCGCCGTGCGATCCGTGATATCGGTTATGAGCAGGAAGGTTTCAGCTGGAAAACCGCCAAGATTGACGTGCTTTTGCATCCTCAATCAGCCGATATTGCACAGGGTGTCGACAACGCCGCCGACCGGCAGGGCGAAGAAGGTGCCGGCGATCAGGGCATTATGTTCGGTTACGCCTGCCGCGAAACACCTGACTTGATGCCAGCGCCGATCTATTACTCCCACAAGATTCTCGAACTGCTCGCCGCTGCCCGTCACAAGGGCGAAGGGGATGCTGGACGGCTTGGGCCTGATGCCAAGAGCCAGGTCACAGTTCGTTATGTGGACGGTGTTGCCGCAGAAGCCACTCAGATTGTCCTTTCGACTCAGCATCTTGATGCAAGCTGGGATTCCAAGAAGGTACGTCAGGTCGTCGAACCCCATATTCGCGAAGCGCTGGGTGATCTCAAGATTGCGGACAACTGCGTCTGGTACATCAACCCAACCGGCAAGTTTGTCATCGGCGGACCCGATGGCGATGCGGGTCTGACGGGCCGCAAGATCATTGTTGACACTTACGGCGGTGCGGCTCCCCATGGTGGTGGCGCTTTCTCCGGCAAGGACACAACGAAGGTTGACCGGTCAGCTGCCTATGCAGCGCGCTATCTTGCCAAGAATGTTGTTGCGGCAGGTTTTGCTGATCGCTGCACGATCCAGCTGTCCTACGCCATCGGCGTTGCGCAGCCGCTTTCTGTTTATGTGGATCTGCATGGTACCGGCAAGGTCAGTGAAGATGCAATCGAAGGTGCTTTGCGCAAGGTCATGGACCTTTCGCCGACAGGCATTCGCAAGCATCTTGATCTGAACAAGCCGATCTATGCCAAGACCTCAGCCTATGGCCATTTCGGCCGCAAGCCGGGCCGCGATGGTTCCTTCTCCTGGGAGAAGACCGATCTGGCCAAGCAACTGAAGACTGTACTGGCAGCGTAA
- a CDS encoding helix-turn-helix domain-containing protein produces the protein MPDNKKRPNPVDVHVGARIRLRRNMVGLSQEKLGDSLGITFQQIQKYEKGVNRVGASRLQAIGNVLNVPVTFFFDDMPEQPDKPQGFEEESDNTYVVGFLNSSEGIQLARAFAKIGDPKIRRKILDLVRTLSHEEDSE, from the coding sequence ATGCCCGATAATAAAAAGCGACCGAACCCAGTTGACGTCCATGTGGGCGCGCGCATCCGTTTGCGCCGCAACATGGTTGGTCTAAGCCAGGAAAAACTTGGCGACAGTCTGGGAATTACTTTTCAGCAAATTCAGAAATACGAGAAGGGTGTCAACCGTGTCGGCGCCAGTCGTCTGCAAGCGATCGGTAACGTTCTCAATGTGCCGGTCACATTCTTCTTTGACGATATGCCCGAGCAGCCGGACAAACCGCAGGGTTTCGAAGAGGAGAGTGACAACACGTATGTGGTTGGTTTCCTCAACAGTTCGGAGGGTATCCAGCTTGCGCGTGCCTTTGCAAAGATTGGTGATCCCAAGATAAGGCGCAAAATCCTCGACCTCGTCCGGACTTTGAGCCACGAGGAAGATTCGGAATAA
- the lnt gene encoding apolipoprotein N-acyltransferase, with protein MIQRLAGKIILLWGWKRIALAFLMGALASFALPPYDFFAVCFVSFPVLVWLIDGAVDNAGAGPIRRLLPAAMIGWWFGFGYFVFGLWWIGNALLVDAANFAWAIPLAILGLPAVLAIFYAFAAALARLFWSEGLGRILSLAFAFGVAEWLRSFVLTGFPWNAIGYAAMPVPVLMQSSVIVGLLAMNALAVLVFSMPALLAGRRDIRTGVILALVLVCAHAGYGFYRLQTTSLVAKGPNVRIVQPSIAQNLKFDAGARRDIFDKYLGMSAQPPKAGVAKPDVIVWPETAVPYILTKTPDALQAIADTLDDGQMLLAGAIRMEEPGGNQQPLYYNTIYSINGAGEIVGAADKVHLVPFGEYLPLEGILRSLGVSEVVEMPGGFTSGASRQSLKVNDRFVALPLICYEAIFPAELGYQGAPADAIINVTNDAWYGDTPGPYQHFRQAQLRAVEQGLPLVRAANNGLSAVVDPYGRIIDALALDAIGVIDAALPGKVQLPLSEALRRFQFLIVLSVFFAAVLAYFYRDRRRLG; from the coding sequence ATGATCCAGCGTCTGGCCGGTAAGATCATCCTTCTATGGGGATGGAAGCGTATTGCGCTGGCCTTTCTCATGGGCGCTCTGGCGAGTTTCGCACTGCCACCCTATGATTTTTTTGCCGTTTGCTTCGTTTCTTTTCCCGTTCTTGTCTGGCTGATCGACGGTGCCGTTGATAATGCGGGGGCAGGTCCCATTCGCAGGCTGTTGCCAGCGGCCATGATCGGCTGGTGGTTCGGCTTCGGTTATTTTGTTTTCGGGCTCTGGTGGATCGGCAATGCCTTGCTCGTAGATGCTGCCAATTTCGCCTGGGCCATTCCATTGGCGATCCTTGGACTACCTGCAGTTCTCGCCATTTTCTACGCTTTTGCGGCAGCATTGGCCCGGTTGTTCTGGAGTGAAGGGCTTGGGCGTATCCTGTCGCTGGCATTCGCTTTTGGCGTTGCAGAATGGCTACGTTCCTTTGTTCTGACCGGCTTTCCGTGGAATGCCATTGGCTATGCAGCAATGCCGGTTCCCGTGCTCATGCAGTCGTCGGTCATTGTCGGGCTACTGGCAATGAATGCGCTGGCTGTGCTGGTATTCTCCATGCCCGCTCTATTGGCGGGTCGCCGGGATATCAGGACGGGCGTGATTCTGGCGTTGGTTCTGGTCTGTGCCCATGCCGGTTATGGATTCTACAGGCTGCAGACGACAAGCCTTGTGGCCAAGGGGCCGAACGTGCGTATTGTCCAGCCATCAATCGCGCAGAACCTCAAATTCGATGCAGGTGCTCGCCGCGATATTTTTGACAAATATCTTGGTATGAGTGCCCAGCCGCCAAAAGCCGGGGTCGCCAAACCGGATGTAATCGTCTGGCCGGAGACTGCTGTACCCTATATTTTGACCAAGACGCCGGATGCTCTGCAGGCCATAGCCGACACGCTTGACGATGGACAGATGCTGCTCGCAGGCGCCATTCGCATGGAAGAGCCGGGCGGTAATCAACAGCCGCTTTATTATAATACGATATATTCCATCAACGGCGCGGGCGAGATTGTCGGCGCGGCGGACAAGGTACACCTTGTTCCTTTTGGCGAATATCTGCCGCTTGAAGGTATTCTGCGCAGTCTGGGCGTCAGCGAGGTTGTGGAAATGCCCGGTGGCTTTACATCAGGAGCGTCCCGGCAATCGCTGAAGGTGAATGATCGTTTCGTTGCCCTGCCATTGATCTGTTACGAGGCGATTTTCCCCGCCGAACTCGGTTATCAGGGAGCCCCCGCAGATGCGATCATCAATGTGACCAATGATGCATGGTACGGTGATACGCCGGGGCCATACCAGCATTTTCGTCAGGCGCAGTTGCGTGCTGTCGAGCAGGGCCTGCCACTCGTTCGCGCAGCCAACAATGGGTTGTCGGCTGTTGTCGATCCATATGGTCGAATCATTGACGCTTTGGCACTGGATGCCATTGGCGTTATTGACGCGGCGCTACCGGGTAAGGTTCAGCTACCATTAAGTGAAGCCTTACGCAGGTTTCAATTTCTGATTGTACTCAGCGTGTTTTTTGCTGCGGTACTGGCGTATTTTTACCGTGACAGAAGGCGTCTTGGTTGA
- a CDS encoding hemolysin family protein: MSDTSHQNDPAAPAKGITGQESDAEGQSSTRAPATEKRSLLTAIFPFLRARPGTSLREDIDAALAGTDHGDTAFSPEERAMLHNILRLRELRVEDVMIPRADIEAVDITTTLGDLLEVFEKSGHSRMPVFAETLDDPRGMVHIRDVVNHITKISRVKTQRRTSAKTPKAPAAAKFDLGNVELTKTIAELSLMRPILFVPPSMLANDLMGRMQAQRIQIALVIDEYGGTDGLVSLEDIVEMVVGNIEDEHDDDEVMIMEEPEGIFIADARADLEEIAAKIGPGFVVGEHGEDVDTVGGLIFSILGRIPVRGEMVQAVPGYEFHVLEADPRRIRKVRIVPLRHAERRPRTPRQGAADEPAEMDE, from the coding sequence ATGTCTGACACGTCGCACCAGAACGATCCTGCCGCACCCGCAAAGGGCATAACCGGGCAGGAGAGTGACGCCGAGGGGCAAAGTAGCACCAGAGCGCCCGCCACTGAAAAGCGCTCGCTTCTCACCGCAATTTTTCCATTCCTGCGCGCTCGCCCGGGTACATCCTTGCGAGAGGATATCGATGCGGCGCTGGCTGGCACCGATCATGGCGATACGGCATTCTCGCCGGAAGAACGCGCCATGCTGCACAACATCCTGCGCCTGCGCGAATTGCGCGTGGAGGATGTGATGATTCCGCGTGCCGATATTGAAGCGGTTGATATCACCACGACCCTTGGCGATCTGCTTGAGGTTTTCGAAAAGTCCGGCCACTCGCGTATGCCTGTCTTTGCTGAAACTCTGGATGATCCGCGCGGCATGGTTCACATCCGGGATGTGGTCAATCACATCACCAAGATTTCGCGGGTGAAGACCCAGCGGCGGACTTCGGCCAAGACACCGAAAGCGCCCGCTGCTGCCAAGTTTGATCTGGGCAATGTCGAACTCACCAAGACGATTGCGGAACTCAGCCTTATGCGCCCGATTCTGTTTGTGCCGCCTTCGATGCTGGCCAATGATCTGATGGGGCGCATGCAGGCGCAGCGCATTCAGATTGCACTGGTCATCGATGAATATGGTGGTACCGATGGTTTGGTATCACTGGAAGATATTGTGGAAATGGTCGTCGGCAACATTGAAGACGAGCATGACGACGATGAAGTGATGATCATGGAAGAGCCGGAAGGTATCTTCATTGCCGATGCGCGTGCTGATCTTGAAGAGATTGCCGCAAAGATCGGCCCGGGCTTCGTCGTTGGCGAACATGGCGAGGATGTGGACACGGTCGGCGGTCTGATCTTCTCTATCCTTGGACGTATTCCCGTGCGCGGCGAAATGGTGCAGGCGGTTCCCGGCTATGAATTCCATGTACTGGAGGCCGATCCACGCCGTATCCGCAAGGTGCGCATCGTACCCTTGCGCCATGCCGAGCGCCGTCCGCGCACCCCGCGGCAAGGCGCGGCGGATGAACCTGCCGAAATGGACGAATGA
- the ybeY gene encoding rRNA maturation RNase YbeY, with translation MLAERAIAAAWQILDGGSQPESELSLVFIDDAAIRELNNDWRDKDKPTNVLSFPAFPIKPRQKPGPMLGDIVIARETVEREAIDEQKPFDHHLTHLIVHGFLHLLGYDHIVESEAEEMEGLERKILAHLAIPDPYALSVSDDQSD, from the coding sequence ATGCTTGCAGAACGGGCCATTGCGGCTGCATGGCAGATTCTCGACGGGGGCTCGCAGCCTGAAAGTGAACTCAGTCTCGTATTCATCGATGATGCGGCAATCCGCGAGCTTAACAATGACTGGCGCGACAAGGACAAGCCGACCAATGTCCTGTCATTTCCGGCCTTCCCCATCAAGCCGCGCCAGAAGCCGGGGCCGATGCTCGGTGATATCGTTATTGCGCGGGAAACGGTCGAGCGCGAAGCTATTGACGAGCAGAAGCCGTTTGACCACCATCTGACCCACCTGATCGTGCATGGGTTTCTGCACCTGCTCGGTTATGATCATATTGTTGAGAGCGAAGCGGAAGAGATGGAGGGACTGGAGCGTAAAATTCTTGCGCATCTTGCCATTCCCGACCCATATGCGCTATCGGTCTCTGACGATCAATCCGATTGA
- a CDS encoding PhoH family protein yields MTATEKLKPAPSGASDLAHIVLTFDNNRLASALFGQFDENLARIEQKLGVDVRSKGNQLAIRGEPGATEQARRTLDQLYEQLQKGHDISASDVDGALRMAIAADDQLTLPTMENKSKMAAAQISTRKKTIFARTPTQDAYMRALDRSEMVFGVGPAGTGKTYLAVAHAAMLLERGLVDRIILSRPAVEAGERLGFLPGDMKEKVDPYLRPLYDALYDMMPADKVERAIAAGVIEIAPLAFMRGRTLAHSAIILDEAQNTTAMQMKMFLTRLGENGRMIITGDPSQVDLPPGQKSGLVEALRILEGVSGIVTVRFSDVDVVRHPLVAAIVRAYDKEGAKP; encoded by the coding sequence TTGACCGCCACCGAAAAGCTGAAACCCGCTCCATCAGGAGCCTCGGATCTGGCGCATATCGTACTGACATTTGATAATAACCGGCTGGCAAGTGCCCTGTTTGGTCAGTTCGACGAGAACCTTGCCCGCATCGAACAGAAACTGGGTGTGGATGTCCGATCCAAGGGCAACCAGCTTGCCATTCGCGGCGAACCCGGTGCGACGGAACAGGCCCGCAGGACTCTCGACCAGCTCTATGAACAGCTGCAGAAAGGCCATGACATCTCCGCTTCCGACGTGGATGGTGCCTTGCGCATGGCTATTGCCGCTGACGACCAGTTGACGCTTCCCACCATGGAAAATAAGAGCAAGATGGCTGCTGCCCAGATATCGACCCGCAAGAAAACCATTTTTGCCCGCACGCCGACGCAGGATGCCTATATGCGGGCGCTCGACCGCTCCGAAATGGTGTTCGGTGTTGGACCTGCCGGTACCGGCAAGACCTATCTGGCCGTTGCCCATGCCGCCATGCTTCTGGAACGCGGTCTTGTCGATCGGATCATTCTTTCCCGTCCAGCTGTCGAAGCTGGCGAGCGTCTGGGCTTCCTGCCCGGCGATATGAAGGAAAAGGTCGATCCCTATCTGCGCCCGCTCTATGATGCGCTCTATGACATGATGCCTGCCGACAAGGTGGAACGGGCAATTGCTGCCGGTGTGATCGAAATTGCACCGCTTGCCTTCATGCGCGGACGTACACTGGCACATTCTGCAATCATCCTCGATGAAGCGCAGAACACGACAGCGATGCAGATGAAAATGTTCCTGACCCGTTTGGGTGAAAACGGCCGCATGATCATCACAGGCGATCCAAGTCAGGTCGATCTGCCGCCCGGCCAGAAATCCGGTCTTGTCGAGGCGCTGAGAATTCTCGAAGGCGTCAGCGGCATTGTCACCGTTCGGTTCTCAGACGTGGACGTTGTCCGTCATCCGCTCGTAGCCGCAATCGTCCGGGCCTATGATAAGGAAGGCGCCAAGCCCTGA
- the miaB gene encoding tRNA (N6-isopentenyl adenosine(37)-C2)-methylthiotransferase MiaB: MDDISISHKPDETSGPAAISPALANTRKVYVKTYGCQMNVYDSQRMTDSLAAEGYTPTDTADDADLVLINTCHIREKASEKLYSALGRLRKMKDARAKEGRELTVGVAGCVAQAEGDEITRRAPVVDLVVGPQTYHRLPQALARVRQGERVVETEYAIEDKFEHLPAPRKEQTRSRGVTAFLTVQEGCDKFCTFCVVPYTRGSEVSRPVAQILKEAEKLADAGVRELTLLGQNVNAWHGEGPDGREWGLGELLYRLAEIPGIARLRYVTSHPRDMDDTLIHAHRDLPMLMPYLHLPVQSGSDRILKAMNRKHTAADYVRLIDRIRGARSDIALSGDFIVGFPGETEEDFEATLQIVRDVTYAAAYSFKYSPRPGTPGADMDDHVPEAVKDERLQRLQALLSEQQYAFQRSLVGKTMDVLIEKAGREPGQMVGRSPWLQPVIIDVHGGEIGDIIRVRIISTGTNSLVGVREMETTGDGTI; encoded by the coding sequence ATGGACGATATCAGCATCTCTCATAAACCGGACGAGACATCCGGCCCCGCAGCAATTTCACCGGCGCTTGCCAATACACGCAAGGTCTATGTGAAGACCTATGGCTGCCAGATGAATGTCTATGACAGCCAGCGTATGACTGACAGTCTGGCCGCCGAGGGCTATACACCAACTGATACGGCTGATGATGCCGATCTGGTGCTGATCAACACCTGCCATATCCGCGAAAAGGCTTCCGAAAAGCTTTATTCCGCGCTGGGCCGTCTGCGCAAGATGAAGGACGCCCGCGCCAAAGAAGGCCGCGAGCTGACTGTCGGCGTGGCGGGCTGCGTGGCGCAGGCTGAAGGTGACGAGATCACGCGCCGGGCGCCGGTGGTTGATCTGGTGGTTGGACCGCAAACCTATCATCGGCTGCCGCAGGCGCTTGCCCGCGTGCGTCAGGGCGAACGGGTTGTCGAAACCGAATATGCCATTGAAGACAAGTTCGAGCATCTGCCTGCGCCGCGCAAGGAACAGACAAGAAGCCGTGGTGTGACCGCTTTCCTCACCGTTCAGGAAGGGTGTGACAAGTTCTGCACCTTCTGTGTCGTGCCCTATACCCGTGGTTCTGAGGTTTCACGGCCTGTCGCGCAGATACTCAAGGAAGCCGAAAAGCTTGCCGATGCCGGTGTGCGTGAACTGACCCTGCTCGGCCAGAACGTCAATGCATGGCATGGCGAGGGTCCCGATGGACGCGAATGGGGTTTGGGCGAACTGCTTTACCGGCTCGCAGAAATCCCCGGCATTGCCCGTCTGCGCTATGTGACCAGCCACCCGCGCGACATGGACGATACACTGATCCATGCCCATCGCGACTTGCCGATGCTGATGCCCTATCTGCATCTGCCGGTGCAATCAGGCTCAGATCGTATCCTCAAGGCCATGAACCGCAAACATACAGCTGCGGATTATGTCAGGCTTATTGATCGGATTCGCGGCGCGCGTTCTGATATTGCCCTGTCAGGTGATTTCATTGTCGGCTTCCCCGGTGAAACGGAAGAGGATTTTGAGGCAACGCTTCAGATCGTGCGCGATGTCACCTATGCCGCCGCCTATTCCTTCAAATATTCGCCGCGTCCCGGCACGCCGGGCGCCGATATGGACGATCACGTTCCTGAAGCGGTGAAGGATGAAAGGCTGCAGCGCCTGCAGGCATTGCTGTCCGAACAGCAATATGCCTTCCAGCGCAGTCTCGTCGGCAAGACCATGGATGTGCTGATTGAAAAGGCCGGGCGGGAGCCGGGACAGATGGTTGGGCGATCTCCTTGGTTACAACCTGTAATTATCGATGTACATGGCGGCGAAATCGGCGACATAATCAGGGTACGAATCATCAGCACAGGAACCAACAGTCTGGTTGGGGTTCGTGAGATGGAAACTACGGGCGATGGGACTATATAA